In a genomic window of Methanocalculus natronophilus:
- a CDS encoding transcriptional regulator, which produces MPDDLIAIVEESEVMNGTLISRVRLEILWALSELGEDGATARQLKGGLNLSDGVLYANLRKLVEMGYLHCEKVMLEGKELELYSITPEGLLEWERIRGWLCKLLGCVGDSCER; this is translated from the coding sequence ATGCCAGATGATCTGATAGCAATTGTGGAAGAATCCGAGGTGATGAACGGCACCCTCATCTCACGGGTGCGCCTTGAGATACTCTGGGCGCTCTCCGAGCTGGGTGAGGACGGGGCCACCGCACGGCAGCTGAAGGGCGGGTTGAACCTGAGCGATGGCGTGCTCTATGCAAACCTCAGGAAACTTGTTGAGATGGGATACCTCCATTGCGAGAAGGTGATGCTTGAGGGGAAGGAGCTTGAACTCTATTCAATCACCCCGGAAGGGCTTCTTGAGTGGGAACGTATCCGGGGCTGGCTCTGCAAGCTCCTGGGCTGTGTTGGTGATAGCTGTGAACGATAG
- a CDS encoding RNA-binding domain-containing protein, whose amino-acid sequence MDDKELASLIAMGESLELEFKSDSRRNFSDKEIYDEIVAMANTNGGILLIGVEDEGVISGCRPRNGIVTDVNRLKSAIFNNTVPNINTRVSIVSDPKGDVLVIQVDQYPEICSTASGKTLRRVIGSDGKPATVPYYARDQVSRRVDLGHLDFSSLPVDGATIDDLDPLEFERVRQAITNLRGDRTLLELPNEELAKALRLVETLNGTLVPNVAGILLLGHLSSIQRFLPTHTVHFQVLDIQGDVRVNDAFYEPIVKIIEEIESRFKARNEEREKIVGLLRYPIPDYSPVGFREAVNNALLHRDYSRMESVYIQWHHDHILITNPGGFPEGITLENILVHEPKPRNVRLAEAFKRIGIIEQTGRGVDKIYMGQVRYGRPPPDYSRSDNSAVRIAIPGGESSLEFAAFIFEQERNGKVFTLDDLMVMNALYYDRRIDAATAGKIIQKGLNEGQRLLEHLHERGLVEGRGERRGRVYHLPAWLYKRFHMEAEYVRAKGFEPLQHEHMVIDYVKKAGSIRRADVADLCKINPNQAKHLLKRIKEKYPQFQQMGTKRGTYYIWVD is encoded by the coding sequence ATGGATGACAAAGAATTGGCATCTTTAATTGCAATGGGGGAATCCTTGGAGTTGGAATTCAAGTCGGATTCACGACGTAATTTTTCAGATAAGGAGATTTACGATGAGATTGTTGCCATGGCGAACACAAATGGAGGAATCCTCCTCATAGGTGTTGAAGATGAGGGAGTCATTTCTGGCTGCCGTCCACGCAATGGTATAGTAACTGATGTCAATAGGCTGAAATCTGCAATATTCAATAATACTGTCCCCAATATCAATACGAGAGTCTCTATTGTTTCTGATCCCAAAGGAGATGTTCTCGTGATCCAGGTGGATCAATATCCGGAGATCTGTTCAACCGCATCTGGAAAAACGCTGAGACGAGTGATTGGTTCGGATGGAAAACCTGCAACAGTTCCCTATTATGCACGGGATCAGGTTTCCAGACGGGTTGATCTTGGACATCTGGATTTCTCATCACTTCCCGTAGATGGTGCAACTATTGATGATCTCGATCCCCTTGAGTTTGAACGGGTTCGTCAGGCCATTACCAATCTCAGGGGTGACAGAACACTCCTTGAACTCCCAAACGAAGAGCTTGCAAAAGCCCTTCGCCTTGTTGAAACCCTTAATGGAACGCTTGTACCAAATGTTGCCGGAATCCTTCTTCTTGGACACCTTTCCTCTATCCAGCGGTTTTTGCCAACACATACAGTGCACTTTCAGGTTCTTGACATTCAGGGGGATGTCAGGGTGAATGATGCATTTTATGAACCGATTGTAAAAATTATCGAGGAGATCGAGTCCCGGTTCAAGGCACGGAACGAAGAGAGGGAAAAGATTGTCGGACTCCTTCGCTATCCGATACCCGATTATTCACCAGTTGGATTCCGTGAAGCGGTTAATAATGCTCTCCTACATCGGGATTACAGCCGGATGGAGAGTGTATATATCCAGTGGCACCACGATCATATCCTGATAACAAATCCCGGCGGTTTTCCTGAGGGGATAACCTTGGAGAATATCCTTGTTCATGAACCAAAACCCAGGAATGTCCGGCTTGCAGAGGCATTCAAGAGAATCGGGATAATTGAGCAGACCGGACGTGGGGTTGACAAGATTTACATGGGGCAGGTTCGGTATGGAAGACCGCCTCCTGATTATTCCAGAAGCGACAACTCTGCTGTTAGGATAGCAATTCCCGGAGGTGAGTCATCCCTTGAATTTGCTGCGTTCATCTTCGAACAGGAGAGGAATGGAAAGGTCTTTACTCTCGATGATCTGATGGTCATGAATGCATTATACTATGATCGTCGAATTGATGCAGCTACTGCCGGAAAGATCATTCAGAAAGGGCTTAATGAAGGCCAAAGATTACTTGAGCACTTGCATGAACGTGGTCTCGTAGAAGGTCGGGGTGAGAGAAGGGGTCGGGTATATCATCTGCCAGCATGGCTCTATAAACGCTTTCATATGGAAGCGGAATATGTCCGGGCAAAGGGTTTCGAGCCTCTTCAGCATGAACATATGGTTATTGATTATGTGAAAAAGGCTGGCAGCATCAGGAGGGCAGATGTGGCTGATCTTTGTAAAATCAATCCGAATCAGGCAAAGCATCTTTTAAAAAGGATAAAGGAGAAATATCCTCAGTTTCAACAGATGGGAACTAAACGAGGCACATATTATATCTGGGTTGATTAA
- a CDS encoding Fic family protein — translation MKVTDHKESLICDHHCCSPSVGIDEPKIEASENWFTITFPRTDVEHTKEPESQPESQPESQPESLSMRILHHLDKGPMGKSELSRALGQAEISGQLNHIIRVLIRKELIAYTLPEKPGSRLQKYRLTEKGRVSLKKGAG, via the coding sequence GTGAAGGTCACGGATCATAAAGAATCCCTCATTTGCGATCATCATTGCTGCTCCCCCTCTGTTGGTATAGATGAGCCAAAGATTGAGGCATCTGAAAACTGGTTTACCATTACTTTCCCGAGAACAGATGTTGAACACACCAAAGAACCAGAGTCACAGCCAGAGTCACAGCCAGAGTCACAGCCAGAGTCGCTGTCAATGCGCATTTTACATCACCTTGATAAAGGACCAATGGGTAAATCTGAACTTTCCAGAGCCCTGGGCCAGGCAGAAATCTCTGGCCAGCTGAACCATATCATACGCGTATTGATCAGAAAAGAGTTGATTGCATATACCCTTCCAGAGAAGCCAGGAAGCAGATTACAAAAGTATCGCCTTACAGAGAAAGGCCGGGTTTCCCTGAAGAAGGGAGCCGGGTAG
- a CDS encoding metallophosphoesterase: MIIGILSDTHDNHPAIREAIRVFAQLDTRLVLHAGDLTSPRSLWLFEALHCEMIGVFGNCDRQEQQLRDAARQCGTMQVESHAADLSISGLRIGMVHGDDPMSVIQLAEADVYDVIISGHTHRPSIKRSDDTLLINPGEACGERYGNPTVAILDTERDEAGILPLPHRC, encoded by the coding sequence ATGATAATCGGCATCCTCTCAGACACCCATGATAACCACCCTGCCATCAGGGAGGCGATCCGGGTCTTTGCCCAACTGGATACCAGACTCGTCCTCCACGCAGGTGATCTCACTTCACCCCGGTCACTCTGGCTCTTTGAAGCACTCCACTGCGAGATGATCGGGGTCTTTGGCAACTGTGACCGGCAGGAGCAACAGCTCAGGGATGCTGCCAGGCAATGCGGCACTATGCAGGTAGAGAGTCATGCTGCTGACCTCTCCATCAGCGGGCTCAGGATCGGGATGGTGCATGGGGATGATCCAATGTCGGTGATCCAGCTCGCCGAGGCGGATGTCTATGACGTCATCATCTCCGGCCATACCCACCGCCCTTCGATCAAGAGATCAGATGATACGCTTTTGATCAATCCCGGCGAGGCGTGCGGGGAGCGGTATGGCAATCCAACAGTTGCCATCCTGGATACAGAAAGAGACGAGGCCGGGATACTCCCACTCCCACACCGGTGTTAA
- a CDS encoding META domain-containing protein — translation MHQTTDNLAESKRSCIRMNRRLPATPFLVAALCLVAALFLTAGCLLDSSGLSGTSWVLAAYEDRDGQLTRAAVQATISFSDDGTLSGHAGCNSYSAEYREGRGAIVMSSPVATGLSCDDERVMEQEMRYLYLLTRVQSFEIEGDILTMYGPGDREILAFGRVT, via the coding sequence ATGCATCAAACAACTGACAACCTGGCCGAATCGAAACGCTCCTGTATCCGGATGAACCGGCGTCTGCCTGCAACCCCGTTCCTCGTGGCAGCCCTGTGCCTGGTGGCAGCCCTGTTCCTGACAGCGGGGTGCCTTCTTGATTCCTCAGGACTCTCTGGCACCTCATGGGTGCTGGCAGCATATGAGGATCGTGATGGTCAGCTGACCAGGGCTGCAGTGCAGGCGACCATATCCTTCTCAGATGACGGGACTCTGAGCGGACATGCCGGATGCAACAGCTATTCTGCAGAGTACCGGGAAGGCAGAGGTGCGATAGTGATGAGCTCTCCAGTGGCAACCGGTCTCTCCTGCGATGACGAGCGCGTGATGGAGCAGGAGATGCGGTATCTCTACCTTCTCACGCGGGTGCAGTCGTTTGAGATTGAAGGTGATATCCTCACCATGTACGGGCCCGGGGATCGTGAGATCCTGGCCTTTGGACGGGTCACCTGA
- a CDS encoding PAS domain S-box protein has translation MENQQDEERAIHDLLKRHPNGLSVTEVAEALGRNKHSTGRYLASMYAAGQVEMRTFGKAKIYSLAYRVPLPSLIQTMSERIIILDTDLRVLFINQASTDFLGVSGDRVTGQDIRYLPVSDPAIHDLCLLLADQVSDTEQVIEHAVENVSGEITYLHTRIIPSFDDGHRDVYVIVMVDITDSVTALEALRESEQQYRELVEMAHAIILKLDVEGRILFFNEFAESFFGYSKEEVLGKSVIGTIVPPNEMTGRDLRDLIQKICTDTDRYRLNENANITKDGRLVWFRWSNRAILNEDGEVVGVLSVGNDITDRKEMELELLSRKEQLERRVREIECIHRFVSTLDSKSTIGEILSELVRVIGKCWSEQGTAAIRITYGEMVCESGLPDGLPFIFSMPITVHGTPAGQLEAGFGGREEDPEYYESKESLLAKFAARIGWSLEWMEAEQVARRERDLLHTLLSTVDAAIFVLDPKGTILRINRRTEELTGFLAEEVVGRHISELLQKQEEINEVQAHIDTLLEAKRSTTIRAVWPGKDGRGRTIEWSNSVICDESGSVTHIVSTGLDVTRQVEYEDELRRCRSMLDRLLDGEKSA, from the coding sequence ATGGAGAACCAGCAGGATGAAGAGCGTGCGATCCACGATCTGCTGAAGAGACACCCAAACGGGCTGAGTGTCACAGAGGTTGCAGAGGCGCTTGGGAGGAACAAGCACTCCACCGGACGGTATCTTGCAAGCATGTATGCAGCAGGGCAGGTGGAGATGCGCACCTTTGGGAAGGCGAAGATCTATTCACTCGCATATCGTGTCCCCCTCCCCTCGCTTATCCAGACGATGAGTGAGAGGATCATTATTCTTGATACGGATCTCAGGGTGCTCTTCATCAACCAGGCATCTACTGATTTTCTTGGTGTCTCCGGTGACAGGGTGACAGGACAGGACATCCGGTACCTGCCGGTTTCAGATCCCGCAATCCATGATCTCTGCCTGCTTCTTGCAGATCAAGTGAGTGATACCGAGCAGGTGATCGAGCATGCAGTTGAGAACGTGTCCGGGGAGATCACGTATCTTCACACCAGGATCATCCCGTCGTTTGATGACGGGCACCGTGATGTCTATGTCATTGTCATGGTCGATATCACTGACTCTGTAACTGCGCTCGAGGCGCTCAGGGAGAGTGAACAGCAGTACCGCGAACTTGTCGAGATGGCGCATGCGATCATCCTGAAGCTTGATGTGGAGGGCCGTATCCTCTTCTTTAATGAGTTTGCAGAGAGCTTTTTCGGTTATTCGAAGGAAGAGGTGCTTGGCAAAAGCGTTATCGGGACGATAGTTCCGCCAAATGAGATGACGGGCCGTGATCTGCGGGATCTGATACAGAAGATATGCACCGATACCGATCGGTACAGGCTGAACGAGAATGCCAATATCACCAAAGACGGCCGCCTTGTCTGGTTCCGGTGGTCGAACCGGGCTATCCTGAATGAGGATGGTGAGGTAGTTGGTGTTCTCTCGGTTGGCAATGATATTACCGACAGAAAAGAGATGGAGCTTGAGCTTCTCTCCCGGAAAGAACAGCTTGAACGGAGGGTCAGGGAGATCGAATGTATCCACCGCTTTGTCAGTACACTTGATTCAAAGAGCACAATCGGTGAGATCCTCTCAGAGCTGGTCAGGGTCATCGGGAAGTGCTGGTCCGAACAGGGTACGGCTGCCATCAGGATCACGTACGGGGAGATGGTCTGTGAGAGTGGCCTGCCTGATGGCCTTCCTTTTATCTTCTCCATGCCGATTACGGTGCATGGAACGCCTGCCGGCCAGCTTGAGGCTGGTTTTGGGGGGAGAGAGGAGGATCCTGAGTACTATGAGAGCAAGGAGAGCCTGCTTGCCAAATTTGCAGCGAGGATAGGCTGGTCACTGGAATGGATGGAGGCCGAGCAGGTTGCACGGAGGGAACGCGATCTGCTCCATACGCTTCTCTCGACCGTGGATGCGGCGATCTTTGTCCTGGATCCAAAAGGGACCATTCTCCGGATCAACCGGAGAACCGAGGAACTGACAGGTTTTCTTGCAGAGGAGGTGGTCGGGAGGCATATCTCAGAGCTTCTCCAGAAGCAGGAGGAGATCAATGAGGTGCAGGCCCATATTGATACGCTCCTTGAGGCGAAGAGAAGCACCACGATCCGGGCAGTCTGGCCTGGAAAAGATGGGCGGGGAAGAACGATTGAGTGGTCAAACTCGGTCATCTGCGATGAGTCTGGATCTGTTACCCATATCGTCAGCACCGGGCTGGACGTGACCCGCCAGGTTGAGTATGAGGATGAGCTGAGGCGGTGCAGATCGATGCTTGATCGCCTTCTTGACGGAGAAAAGTCTGCCTGA
- a CDS encoding COG1361 S-layer family protein has product MTRQSTLPESCIRVFLLITLAAALIITPAVAGEKFLYGSPDLRVAITGTNEFTPGEEATVNLRVENTGLTTIKIVRSDIVARDDRPDTAKMAVVKLKSGDAPLSIKTDPQMIGDITGGSSATASFTIQLDEDAKAGTYTIPVSIEYTYLSSADQHGDDFIRYFYNTKVIEKDLRIVIKPDVRLAVTDIETEAVNVGTEGYVTLTVHNTGKEDARSATLRIERSGASPLIPTDASSYIGDFPSGAVVTSTFKVSTSKNAEPGQYPLNVLVEYKDRNGQVKHSDPRTIGVTTGGKIEFTAVSPPVAVSPGQNTVIDVEYKNIGDAPVYRATARISAVDPFTSNDDTAYLGDMAPGETKTARYILNVDSTATEKIYGLDSEIRYRDALDNTQISKTMKVEVEVVPREAALPVVAIGAILIVAAGLGYWYYRKQQQQ; this is encoded by the coding sequence ATGACGAGACAGTCAACCCTGCCAGAGAGCTGCATCCGGGTCTTCCTCCTGATAACACTCGCAGCAGCCCTTATCATTACACCGGCAGTTGCCGGCGAGAAATTCCTGTACGGATCACCCGACCTCCGGGTTGCCATCACCGGGACAAACGAGTTCACACCCGGCGAGGAGGCAACAGTCAATCTTCGTGTTGAGAACACGGGACTGACCACCATCAAGATAGTCAGAAGCGACATTGTAGCTCGTGACGATCGGCCCGATACCGCAAAAATGGCGGTCGTGAAGCTCAAATCCGGTGATGCACCACTCTCAATAAAAACTGATCCCCAGATGATCGGCGATATCACAGGGGGGAGCAGCGCCACTGCGTCATTTACGATCCAGCTTGATGAAGACGCAAAAGCAGGAACCTATACCATACCAGTCAGTATTGAATACACCTATCTTTCAAGTGCCGATCAGCATGGAGACGACTTTATCAGGTACTTCTATAACACAAAAGTTATCGAGAAAGACCTCAGGATCGTCATCAAACCCGATGTGAGGCTTGCAGTCACAGATATCGAAACTGAAGCAGTCAATGTCGGCACAGAAGGATATGTCACCCTTACAGTCCATAATACCGGAAAAGAGGATGCACGATCAGCAACCCTCAGGATCGAGCGGAGCGGTGCAAGCCCGCTTATCCCAACAGATGCAAGCTCCTATATCGGCGATTTCCCCTCAGGCGCAGTCGTGACCAGCACCTTCAAAGTCTCAACCTCCAAAAATGCTGAGCCGGGCCAGTACCCATTGAATGTACTGGTTGAATATAAAGACAGAAACGGCCAGGTGAAGCATTCAGACCCGAGGACAATCGGTGTCACAACCGGCGGTAAGATCGAATTTACTGCCGTTTCCCCTCCGGTAGCCGTAAGCCCTGGCCAGAACACAGTCATTGATGTGGAATACAAAAATATCGGTGATGCACCTGTGTATCGGGCAACCGCCAGGATATCGGCAGTTGATCCCTTCACCTCAAATGATGATACCGCATATCTTGGCGACATGGCTCCGGGAGAGACAAAAACCGCTCGATATATCCTGAATGTCGATTCAACCGCTACTGAGAAGATTTACGGGCTCGACTCCGAGATCCGGTACAGAGACGCACTTGACAACACCCAGATCTCAAAGACGATGAAGGTCGAGGTGGAGGTTGTCCCGCGTGAAGCTGCACTTCCAGTAGTAGCAATCGGCGCAATCCTGATTGTTGCAGCCGGACTTGGATACTGGTACTACCGCAAGCAGCAGCAGCAGTAA
- a CDS encoding efflux RND transporter permease subunit, whose product MRIYEKLSEVINSSPALVAAVVVLLLITGLYGMTLTEMETGFETYMDPDTPRYILLDKYMSTFSTDSIMLLVETEDVLNPVILEYTGRLQDDIAEERYVTGVIGITDQFRAANGGELPESIAEVEAAKEHIPADLLERLVPTTSMTIIQVNLEPGVSLDTQFSVVDAIESRISVSDPPPGVSVVQTGNPAFAKQMMDEMGVSMSSLILIAMLLMVAAIGILFSAVRYRLLSVGIVATGLIMTFGFMGITGMKISMVTVAAFPVLIGLGIDYAIQFHSRLDEEVRDKTLPEAVKETMTRSGPSILYAMLATSMGFIAMWTSPLPMIRSFGAVCVVGVICCYIAALIIVPTFATLMKYEPKPKVKKSGPGFGESYNNGLGKTVGVISRYPLLILAACILLAAGGFSVDDRIIVNTDENTFVPPDMPARVQMEKVTRAMGPSDNIPIFVRGDRVSGLDSIMWMHSFQQYQEENNDRITSTRSIADLVLQYNGGVFPETDAELANVLDTIPAASRDRYLSGHSMALIEISTVDMEVDVGMSFINQMYTELEWHQPPPGITTTLTGGWEFFTTLVEEIRETKTTMTVLGFVLIFGFLFMVYRKGRKAATPIIPIVLIVGWNSLIMYSTGIDYTVMTATLGSMTIGIASEYTILISERYYEEREKGVPKLEAIRSSVQKIGTAITISGLTTVFGFSALITSSFGIISNFGVLTVIAVGFALMGAIIVMPAVLSLIGNGIEEKTEEKTTA is encoded by the coding sequence ATGCGCATCTATGAAAAACTGTCAGAGGTCATAAACAGCTCCCCTGCACTTGTGGCAGCAGTCGTGGTCCTGCTCCTCATCACCGGCCTCTACGGGATGACACTGACCGAGATGGAGACCGGATTTGAGACCTATATGGATCCGGACACCCCCCGGTACATCCTCCTCGATAAATACATGAGCACCTTCTCAACAGACAGCATCATGCTGCTTGTTGAGACCGAGGATGTACTGAACCCGGTTATCCTCGAGTATACCGGCCGACTGCAGGATGATATTGCAGAGGAGCGGTATGTCACCGGTGTCATCGGTATCACCGACCAGTTCAGGGCCGCAAACGGTGGAGAGTTACCTGAATCGATTGCAGAAGTGGAGGCAGCAAAGGAGCATATTCCAGCGGATCTGCTGGAGCGGCTTGTTCCAACCACTTCGATGACCATCATCCAGGTGAACCTTGAGCCGGGAGTCAGCCTCGACACCCAGTTTTCTGTCGTTGATGCCATCGAATCACGGATCAGTGTCTCAGATCCCCCACCCGGTGTATCTGTTGTCCAGACCGGGAATCCCGCATTTGCCAAACAGATGATGGATGAGATGGGCGTCTCCATGAGCAGCCTGATCCTGATTGCAATGCTCCTGATGGTGGCTGCAATCGGCATCCTCTTTAGTGCCGTCAGGTACCGCCTCCTCTCTGTCGGGATTGTCGCAACCGGCCTCATCATGACATTCGGGTTCATGGGCATCACCGGGATGAAGATCAGCATGGTGACGGTGGCAGCGTTTCCGGTTCTGATAGGGCTTGGAATCGATTATGCAATCCAGTTCCATTCCCGGCTTGATGAGGAGGTCAGGGATAAAACACTCCCTGAAGCTGTGAAGGAGACGATGACCAGGTCAGGTCCTTCGATCCTCTATGCGATGCTCGCAACCTCAATGGGCTTCATTGCGATGTGGACATCTCCGCTGCCGATGATCCGGAGTTTTGGTGCCGTCTGCGTGGTCGGCGTCATCTGCTGCTATATCGCAGCCCTGATCATCGTTCCCACCTTTGCCACCCTGATGAAGTATGAGCCCAAACCAAAGGTAAAAAAGAGTGGGCCTGGATTTGGAGAAAGCTATAACAATGGCCTTGGAAAAACCGTTGGCGTCATATCCAGGTATCCGCTGCTGATCCTGGCTGCCTGTATCCTCCTTGCGGCAGGCGGCTTCTCAGTTGACGACCGGATCATCGTCAATACCGACGAGAATACCTTCGTTCCCCCGGACATGCCCGCACGCGTTCAGATGGAGAAAGTGACCCGTGCGATGGGGCCATCAGACAATATCCCGATCTTTGTCAGGGGCGACCGGGTCTCCGGTCTTGACTCAATCATGTGGATGCATAGTTTCCAGCAGTACCAGGAAGAGAATAATGACAGGATCACAAGCACCCGGAGCATTGCTGATCTCGTCCTCCAGTATAATGGAGGTGTCTTCCCTGAGACGGATGCAGAACTTGCCAACGTTCTGGACACCATCCCTGCTGCAAGCCGTGACCGGTACTTAAGCGGCCATTCGATGGCACTGATCGAGATCTCGACTGTTGATATGGAAGTCGATGTCGGGATGTCCTTCATCAACCAGATGTATACCGAGCTCGAATGGCACCAGCCGCCACCTGGTATCACCACAACCCTGACCGGAGGATGGGAGTTCTTCACCACACTTGTCGAAGAGATCCGGGAGACCAAGACCACTATGACGGTTCTTGGTTTCGTGCTGATATTTGGGTTCCTCTTCATGGTTTACAGAAAAGGGAGGAAGGCAGCAACCCCGATCATCCCCATCGTCCTGATTGTGGGGTGGAACAGCCTGATCATGTACAGCACCGGTATCGACTACACAGTCATGACGGCAACGCTTGGATCGATGACAATCGGGATTGCATCGGAGTATACGATCCTGATCTCCGAGCGGTACTATGAAGAGCGGGAGAAAGGAGTTCCAAAACTTGAAGCAATCAGGTCAAGTGTCCAGAAGATCGGAACCGCAATAACCATCTCCGGACTGACAACGGTCTTTGGGTTCTCAGCATTGATCACCTCAAGCTTTGGGATCATCAGCAACTTCGGTGTTCTGACAGTCATTGCTGTTGGATTTGCCCTGATGGGCGCGATCATCGTGATGCCAGCAGTACTCTCCCTGATCGGAAACGGCATCGAGGAGAAGACAGAAGAGAAGACGACCGCATAA
- a CDS encoding FKBP-type peptidyl-prolyl cis-trans isomerase: MRTPHAGDTVSVHFTARLADGTVIEASEPEAPVEAVLGAGTINPAFDEALREMSEGEKREIILPPDQAYGKYNKRLVFRLKRKKLNLKGDPVEGSLVKMKLPDGKERYVTILALDEKKVTIDANHPHAGETIHYTLVLEQIMPGPASRETTDA, encoded by the coding sequence ATGAGAACCCCACACGCCGGTGACACAGTCTCTGTCCATTTCACTGCCCGCCTTGCTGACGGAACAGTAATCGAGGCAAGTGAACCTGAGGCGCCTGTTGAAGCGGTGCTTGGTGCAGGTACCATAAACCCGGCCTTTGACGAGGCGCTGCGTGAGATGAGCGAGGGTGAGAAGAGAGAGATCATCCTCCCCCCGGACCAGGCATACGGAAAGTACAACAAGCGGCTCGTCTTCAGGCTCAAGCGGAAGAAGCTGAACCTGAAAGGGGATCCCGTGGAAGGCAGCCTTGTCAAAATGAAACTCCCGGATGGAAAAGAGCGTTATGTCACGATCCTCGCACTTGATGAAAAGAAGGTGACGATCGATGCAAACCACCCCCACGCCGGGGAGACGATCCACTATACGCTGGTGCTTGAGCAGATCATGCCGGGCCCCGCATCACGGGAGACAACAGACGCATGA
- a CDS encoding DNA-methyltransferase, protein MMPNAIHQLDCLEGMSSLEACSVDVIVTSPPYNIGKSYTSYDDTLSRPDYLAWMGDVAGASHRVLSERGSFFLNIGGTPKDPWIPVDVAMEFRKRGYILQNMIHWIKSIAIPQSDMGTYGSNTCDIAVGHYKPVNSRRFHHDCHEFIFHFTKTGDVPLDKLAIGVPYQDKSNIGRWKQAREDRRDRGNTWFIPYETINEKRPHPAVFPVGLPTLCIRDHGLERCSLVLDPFMGIGSTAVACIRLGIDYIGFEIDPSYLEIASDRIREETERGRAGLDRAEHERTGNAEGERQARLVEEE, encoded by the coding sequence ATGATGCCAAATGCCATCCACCAGCTGGACTGCCTTGAAGGGATGAGCAGCCTGGAAGCCTGCTCAGTTGATGTCATTGTCACCTCACCCCCATACAATATCGGGAAATCCTATACCAGCTATGACGACACCCTCAGCAGGCCTGACTATCTCGCCTGGATGGGGGATGTTGCGGGAGCCTCGCACCGTGTACTCTCCGAACGGGGATCGTTCTTCTTAAATATCGGCGGCACCCCGAAAGATCCCTGGATACCAGTCGATGTCGCAATGGAGTTCCGGAAGAGGGGCTACATCCTCCAGAACATGATCCACTGGATCAAGTCGATTGCAATTCCTCAGTCAGACATGGGAACATACGGCAGCAACACCTGCGATATTGCTGTTGGCCACTATAAGCCTGTCAACAGCAGGCGGTTCCACCACGACTGCCATGAGTTCATCTTTCATTTCACCAAAACCGGCGATGTGCCGCTTGACAAGCTGGCAATCGGGGTGCCGTACCAGGACAAGAGCAATATCGGCAGATGGAAACAGGCCAGGGAGGATCGGCGGGACCGGGGCAACACCTGGTTCATCCCCTACGAGACGATCAATGAGAAGCGGCCGCACCCGGCAGTCTTCCCGGTGGGGCTGCCCACCCTCTGTATCAGGGACCATGGACTTGAACGCTGCTCTCTTGTCCTTGACCCCTTCATGGGGATCGGATCCACCGCAGTCGCCTGCATCAGGCTTGGAATCGACTATATCGGCTTTGAGATCGATCCATCATACCTTGAGATCGCAAGCGACCGTATCCGTGAGGAGACGGAGCGGGGCAGGGCAGGCCTGGACAGGGCAGAACACGAGAGGACAGGGAATGCTGAAGGAGAGCGGCAGGCACGGCTTGTTGAAGAGGAGTGA
- a CDS encoding response regulator, translated as MGGEILNQDGSSPLRFYIVEDNAVIALDLSWRIEHLGHTVVGVAESADEAIPGILDTLPDCVLIDIMLRGDSDGIHVAEEITRRSPRPFAFLTAYSEAGIVERAGKTNPIAYLVKPVKDYDLLRVIKLVREATGEGPGSDQ; from the coding sequence CTGGGAGGTGAGATTCTGAACCAGGATGGGTCTTCTCCACTCCGCTTCTATATTGTTGAGGATAACGCGGTTATCGCCCTTGATCTCTCGTGGAGGATCGAACACCTCGGCCATACCGTTGTGGGTGTGGCTGAATCTGCCGATGAGGCGATCCCGGGCATTCTCGACACCCTCCCCGACTGCGTCCTGATAGATATCATGCTCAGGGGTGACAGTGATGGCATCCATGTGGCTGAAGAGATTACCCGGCGCTCACCCAGGCCGTTTGCCTTCCTGACGGCATACTCTGAAGCGGGTATCGTTGAGAGAGCCGGGAAAACCAACCCGATAGCATATCTTGTCAAGCCTGTCAAGGATTATGATCTCCTCAGGGTGATCAAGCTGGTGAGGGAGGCAACTGGCGAGGGGCCGGGCTCTGATCAATAA